A stretch of the Methanobacterium veterum genome encodes the following:
- a CDS encoding restriction endonuclease subunit S domain-containing protein, with protein MEEINLSDAAEISSGLTLARFKAKKISNAEEIKNYYHITLKSVEDNKIDLNLLEPLKANRGIEEHYLLKKGDIVIKLSPPYNAAMVDFNCENIVVPPNFAIIRSKGDFDPEYLAFVLNGSFVRLQLNRLVEGGALSIIKKSSLNQIRIRTRDMQEQVKYAKLLSLLSKRKELKLRIIELEDLLKENILLNI; from the coding sequence ATGGAAGAGATAAACCTATCCGATGCAGCAGAAATATCTTCTGGCCTTACACTAGCACGATTTAAGGCTAAAAAAATTTCCAATGCTGAGGAAATCAAAAATTATTATCATATCACTTTAAAAAGTGTGGAAGATAATAAAATTGATTTGAACCTTTTAGAACCATTAAAAGCTAACAGGGGAATTGAAGAGCATTATTTACTCAAAAAAGGAGATATTGTAATTAAATTATCTCCCCCATACAATGCTGCAATGGTGGATTTCAATTGTGAAAATATAGTTGTACCGCCCAATTTTGCTATAATCAGATCTAAAGGAGATTTTGATCCAGAATATTTGGCATTTGTCTTAAATGGGAGTTTTGTAAGACTTCAGTTAAATAGACTTGTTGAAGGTGGAGCTTTATCTATAATTAAAAAAAGTTCTTTAAATCAAATCAGAATAAGAACAAGAGATATGCAGGAGCAAGTTAAATATGCCAAGCTTTTATCTCTTTTATCAAAAAGGAAAGAGCTTAAACTCAGAATCATAGAGCTTGAGGATTTATTAAAGGAAAATATTTTATTGAACATTTAA
- a CDS encoding type I restriction-modification system subunit M, whose translation MSEYQNKLESKLWAIADELRGNMDANEFKNYILGFIFYKYLSEKIQIYFDKELEEDGIDFADAYEDMKYKEAIEEEAVENLGYFLEPKCIFQNIVIEAKNGRFILDNLEKALKKIGDSAAGHESEEDFVNLFEDVDLQSSKLGKTVEDKNRMISKILLHLADIDFKLDDEEKDILGDAYEYLIGKFASSAGKKAGEFYTPQQVSKILAKIVTLGKKRLKSVYDPTCGSGSLLLRVSKEAEVADFFGQELNQTTYNLARMNMILHDVKFEDFDIKQGDSLEHPQHMDMKFEAVVANPPFSAKWSAAKYFLDDERFSAYGKLAPKSKADFGFVQHMIYHLDENGTMAVVLPHGVLFRGAAEGAIRKYLVEEKNYLDAVIGLPANIFYGTSIPTVILVFKKCREDDADILFIDASKYFEKAKNQNYLRNEDVERIVNVYNNREEIEKFSHLASMDEIQENDYNLNIPRYVDTFEEEEPVDLDAVVKELESLETEIKTIDQEIKKYCDELGIDAPIL comes from the coding sequence ATGTCAGAATATCAAAATAAATTAGAAAGTAAATTATGGGCTATAGCAGATGAATTAAGGGGAAATATGGATGCTAACGAGTTTAAAAACTATATATTGGGCTTCATATTCTACAAATATCTATCAGAAAAGATTCAAATATACTTTGACAAGGAACTGGAAGAAGATGGAATTGACTTTGCAGACGCATACGAAGATATGAAATATAAGGAAGCTATTGAGGAAGAAGCAGTCGAAAATTTAGGATATTTCCTGGAGCCTAAGTGCATTTTCCAAAATATTGTAATTGAAGCTAAAAATGGCAGATTTATACTCGACAATCTTGAAAAAGCGCTGAAAAAGATAGGAGATTCAGCAGCAGGACATGAAAGTGAAGAAGATTTTGTAAATCTCTTTGAAGATGTTGATTTACAGTCATCAAAACTTGGAAAAACAGTTGAAGACAAAAACCGCATGATATCCAAGATCCTGCTACATTTAGCAGACATTGATTTCAAACTGGATGATGAGGAAAAAGACATTCTAGGAGATGCCTATGAATACTTAATTGGTAAATTTGCATCCAGTGCAGGTAAAAAAGCAGGAGAATTCTATACTCCACAACAAGTATCAAAAATACTTGCTAAAATCGTTACATTAGGTAAAAAAAGGCTTAAATCAGTTTATGACCCAACTTGTGGTTCCGGATCTCTGCTTTTAAGAGTATCCAAAGAAGCAGAAGTAGCTGATTTTTTTGGTCAAGAACTTAATCAAACTACTTACAACCTTGCAAGGATGAATATGATACTTCACGATGTTAAATTTGAAGATTTTGATATCAAACAAGGTGATTCCCTGGAGCATCCACAGCATATGGATATGAAATTTGAAGCAGTAGTGGCCAATCCTCCGTTCTCTGCTAAATGGTCAGCAGCTAAATATTTCCTTGATGATGAGCGTTTCAGTGCCTATGGTAAATTGGCACCTAAATCTAAAGCGGATTTTGGATTCGTTCAACATATGATTTATCATCTTGATGAAAATGGAACTATGGCCGTTGTTTTACCTCATGGAGTCTTATTCAGGGGCGCTGCTGAAGGTGCAATTAGAAAATATCTGGTTGAAGAGAAAAACTATCTGGATGCTGTAATAGGTTTACCTGCAAATATATTCTATGGAACTAGTATTCCTACTGTAATCCTTGTTTTCAAGAAGTGCAGAGAAGATGATGCAGATATACTATTTATTGATGCTTCTAAATACTTTGAAAAGGCTAAAAATCAGAATTATTTAAGAAATGAAGATGTTGAACGGATAGTAAATGTCTATAATAATAGGGAAGAGATTGAAAAGTTCTCTCATTTGGCTTCAATGGATGAAATTCAAGAGAATGACTATAATTTAAATATCCCTCGATATGTGGATACATTTGAGGAAGAAGAACCTGTTGATCTAGATGCAGTAGTTAAAGAACTTGAAAGCCTTGAAACAGAAATTAAAACAATTGATCAAGAAATTAAAAAATACTGCGACGAATTGGGCATTGATGCTCCAATATTATGA
- a CDS encoding restriction endonuclease subunit S — protein MNVPELRFPEFSGEWKEKKLGEISKDGMYGMNTAATDFDSENKYIRITDIDENSHKFRPNPLCSPEGYLDDKFLLKENDLLFARTGASTGKSYLYEKADGKLYFAGFLIKFHINNANPKFIFYNTIREKYYNWVKMMSVRSGQPGINAEEYKKFEIKLPSFPEQEKIASFLSKIDEKIEKLGKKEDLWQNYKKGMMQQLFSQKLRFKYENGDDFSDWEEKKISEIGKIVTGTTPSTKDKDNYENGKYLWVTPTDITSFKYIKQTERKLTDKGIKKGREIPGNSILVTCIASIGKNCIVKEKCSCNQQINAIIPKKEFNNEFIYYLIEENSDKLKKYAGITATPILNKNSFEKLSFKFPIFLEQAKIANLLSSIDKKIEQINKELEINREFKKGLLQKMFPKDQKSTAKESTQHSILPNKPAEPSVLL, from the coding sequence ATGAATGTACCTGAATTAAGGTTTCCAGAGTTTAGTGGGGAATGGAAAGAAAAAAAGTTAGGTGAAATCTCTAAAGATGGAATGTACGGAATGAATACTGCTGCAACAGATTTTGATAGCGAAAATAAGTATATCAGAATAACTGACATAGATGAAAATTCTCATAAATTTCGTCCTAATCCATTATGTTCTCCCGAAGGTTATCTAGATGACAAATTTCTGTTGAAAGAAAATGATCTATTATTTGCAAGAACAGGAGCAAGTACAGGGAAGAGTTATTTGTATGAAAAAGCTGATGGAAAATTATATTTCGCAGGCTTTTTAATTAAATTTCATATAAACAACGCTAATCCTAAATTTATTTTTTATAATACGATACGAGAGAAATATTATAATTGGGTAAAAATGATGTCTGTAAGGTCAGGTCAGCCAGGTATAAATGCAGAAGAATACAAAAAATTTGAAATAAAATTGCCATCATTTCCTGAACAAGAAAAAATAGCCTCATTTTTATCAAAAATTGATGAAAAAATTGAAAAATTAGGGAAAAAAGAAGACTTATGGCAAAATTATAAAAAGGGAATGATGCAACAGCTTTTCAGCCAGAAATTAAGGTTTAAATATGAAAATGGCGATGACTTTTCTGATTGGGAAGAAAAAAAAATAAGCGAAATTGGTAAAATAGTTACTGGAACTACTCCTTCAACTAAAGATAAAGATAATTATGAAAATGGGAAATATCTATGGGTTACTCCGACAGATATAACTTCCTTTAAGTATATTAAGCAAACGGAAAGGAAATTAACGGATAAAGGTATTAAAAAAGGTAGAGAGATACCAGGGAATAGCATTTTAGTAACATGTATTGCTAGTATTGGAAAAAATTGTATAGTTAAAGAGAAATGCAGTTGTAATCAACAAATTAATGCTATAATTCCTAAAAAAGAATTTAATAATGAATTCATATATTATTTAATTGAAGAAAATTCTGACAAATTAAAAAAATATGCGGGGATTACAGCTACTCCTATCCTGAATAAAAATAGTTTCGAAAAATTGAGTTTTAAATTTCCAATATTTTTAGAACAAGCAAAAATAGCAAACTTACTCTCCTCAATCGACAAAAAGATAGAACAAATAAACAAAGAACTTGAAATCAACAGAGAATTCAAAAAAGGACTACTACAAAAAATGTTCCCTAAAGATCAAAAATCTACTGCTAAAGAAAGTACTCAGCATTCTATTTTGCCCAATAAACCAGCAGAACCGAGTGTTCTGCTTTAA
- a CDS encoding DUF1802 family protein — translation MDKISKCLKEWNATVEALGQGKQTVLIRTYKTTLKEFLLYPTVSYANKDNYLENFQNKHQSFVKEHALPKKEGNKVEIKYYATLEKIAEKSAQSTSRLRNFYIWTPEHVKSYLKGQKAYIWALRVYELKEPFMAEPTPGAIRYANLKKEVSLEGIKPVLSDAKFSKKIEAIGK, via the coding sequence ATGGATAAAATTAGCAAATGTCTTAAAGAATGGAACGCAACAGTCGAAGCCCTTGGTCAGGGAAAACAAACAGTTCTAATAAGAACCTACAAAACCACGCTTAAAGAGTTTCTTTTGTATCCAACAGTTAGTTACGCAAATAAAGACAATTATTTAGAAAACTTCCAGAATAAACACCAATCATTCGTTAAAGAACATGCCCTTCCAAAAAAGGAAGGCAATAAAGTTGAAATCAAATATTATGCTACTTTAGAAAAAATAGCTGAAAAATCTGCTCAAAGTACTAGCCGCTTACGAAATTTTTATATTTGGACTCCAGAACATGTTAAATCTTATTTAAAAGGACAAAAAGCTTATATTTGGGCTTTAAGAGTTTATGAATTAAAAGAACCATTTATGGCAGAGCCTACTCCAGGTGCTATTCGTTACGCTAATTTGAAAAAAGAGGTTTCTCTTGAGGGTATTAAACCTGTTTTAAGTGATGCTAAATTTTCAAAAAAAATTGAAGCTATAGGAAAATAA
- a CDS encoding CARDB domain-containing protein, with translation MSNYKIIISILVTALLLTFFFNISCSNASYIPDLTITRVSHYDVWSSGLDKNGFPYQYHKLVPGYTVTVYNGGTGASQNTTLNFYIKTFDNKTLVKYIKVPAMNPGQTKRISFSMNAGTDGSFKEGYVIINHLNTFKEVSYKNNIRKFGLQELMLKNSTKNVTEIYQVAGSPITWNSTTNNYTSPLSGKTGITSLDCKINFGDHDVDILNITVPIPGYLHNNVTMTASGDQFKSSSPTSWNDTSCTYKIDSYFGTLNYIEIKVVGDNLESKNVFKEPIHVIQQKWEPYKEEWIYSDIAAGKTRIIQEVYTGTTLKNASYYGTSFNYNVHHNNVVSIIVKGDNRGLYTAGWFITPLNSASKVTALFGDNKLPANLVSNGCYGINHRMRDVSYIGFEINGTNLQGFNNFKSLGFNSWTWQSNS, from the coding sequence ATGTCAAATTATAAAATTATCATAAGTATTTTAGTAACTGCATTACTATTAACTTTCTTTTTTAATATTTCATGTTCTAATGCTTCTTATATACCTGATCTAACCATTACGAGGGTTTCACATTATGATGTTTGGTCATCAGGTTTAGATAAAAATGGATTTCCTTACCAGTACCATAAATTAGTTCCAGGATATACAGTAACAGTATATAACGGAGGAACAGGAGCTTCCCAAAATACTACACTGAATTTTTATATTAAGACCTTTGATAACAAGACGCTTGTAAAATATATTAAAGTGCCTGCTATGAACCCTGGTCAAACTAAAAGAATTAGTTTTTCCATGAATGCTGGAACTGATGGAAGTTTTAAAGAAGGTTATGTAATTATAAATCATTTAAATACATTTAAAGAGGTTTCATATAAAAATAATATCCGTAAATTTGGATTACAAGAATTAATGCTCAAAAATTCCACCAAAAACGTCACCGAAATATATCAAGTTGCGGGATCACCCATTACATGGAATAGCACAACAAACAATTATACAAGTCCTTTATCTGGCAAAACAGGGATTACTAGTCTTGATTGTAAAATAAATTTTGGAGATCATGATGTTGATATCCTTAATATAACTGTTCCTATTCCCGGTTATCTTCATAATAATGTTACTATGACTGCTTCAGGAGATCAATTTAAATCTAGCAGCCCTACATCCTGGAATGATACTTCTTGTACCTATAAAATTGATTCATATTTTGGAACCCTTAATTACATAGAAATAAAGGTTGTTGGAGATAACTTAGAATCTAAAAATGTCTTTAAAGAACCAATTCATGTCATTCAACAAAAATGGGAACCATATAAAGAAGAATGGATTTATTCAGATATAGCAGCTGGCAAAACTAGAATTATTCAAGAAGTTTATACCGGGACAACTTTAAAAAATGCATCTTATTATGGAACGTCCTTTAATTACAATGTTCATCATAACAATGTTGTTTCTATTATAGTTAAAGGAGATAATAGAGGTTTATACACTGCAGGATGGTTTATAACTCCATTAAATTCTGCCAGTAAAGTTACAGCCCTTTTTGGGGATAATAAGCTTCCTGCAAACCTCGTATCTAATGGTTGTTATGGAATTAATCATAGAATGAGAGATGTTAGCTATATTGGATTTGAAATAAATGGCACAAATTTACAAGGATTTAATAATTTCAAAAGTTTAGGCTTTAATTCATGGACTTGGCAGTCTAATTCTTAA
- a CDS encoding metal-dependent hydrolase, with amino-acid sequence MRFYTHIAGGILLFTLLVWIFNLPFSIAGLLFTAWISVLPDLADRVIGEHRGWGHSVIWLIPIVFSFLLNSTLGIAFLSGYMMHILFDIVTKKGVPFLYPFSATRLVMPKKEKSRIITGSKQEIALFIVAILLFAPVAYGVVCGYDLGSALGAAAGSTLNKTNKTNGTLSNLIRYATGNLRSNSSYPQSSYSSKYNSGYKTGNSKKNSSSTSQNSSTNSNFDQGLLDWLINNQPTEDTSSDTNQTNANTNSNIITDVLFNDMGAGSPYDNLQEGQYIESPFNASSDNNSIDFLDDFGFGNAGDDGYFDSDDWSIYMVETFLLNHGDI; translated from the coding sequence GATTTTTAACTTACCTTTCTCAATAGCAGGACTACTTTTCACTGCTTGGATATCTGTCTTACCTGACCTTGCGGATCGTGTAATTGGTGAGCATAGAGGTTGGGGTCATTCTGTTATCTGGCTTATTCCAATAGTTTTTTCATTTTTACTTAATTCTACGCTTGGGATAGCATTTTTATCTGGTTACATGATGCACATACTCTTTGACATAGTAACCAAAAAAGGAGTTCCTTTTTTATACCCCTTCTCTGCCACTCGATTAGTTATGCCAAAAAAAGAGAAATCACGGATTATAACAGGTTCAAAACAAGAAATAGCATTATTTATAGTGGCCATACTGCTTTTTGCCCCTGTAGCGTATGGAGTTGTTTGTGGATATGATTTAGGTTCTGCTTTAGGTGCAGCTGCTGGAAGCACCTTAAACAAAACTAACAAAACAAACGGTACTTTAAGTAATTTAATTAGATATGCAACAGGTAACTTAAGGTCCAATAGTTCTTACCCTCAATCCAGTTATAGTTCTAAATATAATTCCGGTTATAAAACAGGTAATTCCAAAAAGAACAGTTCTTCTACCTCTCAAAATAGTTCTACGAATTCAAATTTTGATCAAGGTTTGTTAGACTGGCTTATCAATAACCAGCCCACAGAAGACACCAGTAGCGATACTAACCAGACTAACGCTAACACTAACTCCAATATCATTACTGATGTACTTTTTAATGATATGGGTGCAGGTTCACCTTATGATAACTTACAAGAAGGCCAATATATAGAATCACCCTTCAACGCTTCAAGTGATAACAATAGCATTGACTTTCTAGATGATTTCGGCTTTGGAAATGCTGGAGATGACGGTTATTTTGATAGTGATGACTGGTCTATTTACATGGTAGAAACTTTTCTATTGAATCACGGAGACATATAA